TATTCAAAGCGGTATATCATATCGGCGTGAAAGAACCACAAGAGCTTCCATCTTCGCGGACTTCCCGCAGTGGCTCACAAAGATTCAGAAGATGGAACAATCTCAAAACGTGAAAAAAAAGAGCAAATAACCAAAGGATTGTAATTATGGCGGACAATATTTACGACAGTATAATCATCGGAGCGGGCCCTGCCGGTTTGGCGGCGGCTCTTTACAACGCAAGAGACAGATTTAAAACACTCGTACTAGAAAAATTCTTCCCCGGCGGACAAATCATCAACACCGACAGAATTGAAAACTATCCGGGCTTTGAAAATATCTCCGGCCCCGACCTTACCGAGAAATTAAAACAGCAGGCCGAGAAATTCGGTGCGGAAATAAAAACAGAAGAAGCGCAAAAGCTGACAAAACTGCCGGACGGTAATATCGAGATAAACTGCGGCAAAAAGACGTTTATAGGCAAATCCGTGATAATCACCTGCGGAAGCAGTTATCGCAAACTCGGCGTGCCAGGCGAGGAAGAATTCCGTAACGCAGGCGCAGGCGTGAGCTATTGCGGCACGTGCGACGCTCCGTTTTTCAAGGGCAGGAAAGTCGTCGCAGTCGGCGGCGGAAACACCGCTGTCGAAGAAGCGCTTCATGTCGCAAAATTCGCAGCCGAACTTACTCTCGTCCACAGACGTCAGGAATTTCGCGCAACGCCCATCCTGGTCGAAGAACTTATGCAGAGCGTTTCGCCAAAGGGAAATATTAAACTTCAGCTCGATTCGGTTGTAACAGCGATTGAAGGCAATAAAAAAGTTGAAAAGGTAAAAGTTAAAAACGTAAAGACCAATGCGGAGGAGTACATTCCCTGCGACGGCATTTTTATTTTCGTCGGCACTATTCCCAACACTGACTTCTTAAAGGGATTCGTGGATTTAACAGACGATGGTTTCATTAAGTGCGACCAGGGCAATCTGCGAACGAAAGTTCCCGGCGTTTTCGTAGCCGGCGACTGCCGAGTCGGAGCGGCTATGCAGTTAGCCACCGCTGTCGGCGATGGTGTCAACGCGGCTATTCTGATGAAACAATACTTCCGCGATGTAAACTGGTGGAGTAAACCGTAAAATCGAAGATTGTCGAAGACCCCTTTGGGGTAGATGGAAGAATGAAGATTTGAAAAAAAACGCCTTCGGCGAATTTTATAAAACAATCTTCAATATTCAATCTTCTATCTTCAATTATCTTTTCGACGTTTTTACATATTCGCGTTTTTCAGCAATGCACTTATACGCCGGGCGAATAATTCTTCCGCCGCTGACGATTTCTTCAATCAAATGAGCGCACCAGCCGGTAATTCTCGCAACCGCGAAAAGCGGAGTAAAAAGCGAAGTCGGTATGCCGAGCATTCTGTAAACAAAGCCTGAATAGAAATCAACATTCGGACAAACTTTCTTGTCGGACTTCTTTATCTCTTGGAAAATTTCCGGAGCGAGCCGTTCAACCATCGAATACAAATCGTATTCCCAACCAAGTTCTTTCTCTTTTGCAAGTTTTTGAGCCTGGCCTTTGAGCAATTCGGTACGCGGGTCGGAAATCGTATAAACCGCGTGACCCAAACCGTAAATCAAACCGCTGCCGTCGAATGCCTCCTTTTTGACAATTTTCGTAAGATAATCGGCAACCTGATTTTCACTTTCGATATTCTTTACGTTCTGCTTGATGTCTTCCATCATCTGAATAACCTGAATATTCGCACCGCCGTGTTTGTAGCCTTTGAGCGAACCGATAGCCGCGGCAATCGCAGAGTAAACATCCGTATCAGCGGACGTAACGACGTGCGTTGTGAACGATGAATTGTTACCGCCGCCGTGTTCAGCGTGCAGAACAAGGCAAAGGTCGAGCAAATCGGCTTCCATCTTTGTGAATTTTTTGTCCGGCCGAGTCAGCATCAGGAAATTTTCCGCGGTCGAGAGCTTCTCGTCCGGCGTGTGAATATAAAGACTTTCGCCGTCATAGTAATGCGATTTGGCCTGATAGCCGTAAGCGGCAAACGTCGGAAATCTTGCGATTAGGCCTATGCACTGACGCAGAACATTTTTCAGCGAGCGGTCTTCGGGCGTTTTGTCATACGAATACGCCGCCAGAACACTTCGCGCGAGTTTATTCATAACATTATCGCTCGGCGCTTTGAGAATCATATTTTCCGCAAAGCCGTCAGGCAGTTTTCTGTTTTTGCCGAGCAGGTGCGTGAATTTCGTTAAATCTTTTTTCTTCGGCAGTTCACCGAACAAAAGCAGGTACGCTGTCTCTTCAAAGCCGTGGCGTTTTTCTTTTTGAAAGCCCTCGACCAAATCTTCGATTTCGATTCCGCGATAGCGCAGTTTGCCCGGCACAGCGACTTTTTCTTTTTCGTTGATGATATAGCCGTGCACATCGCCGATTTCGGTCAGGCCGACGAGCACACCGGTACCATCGGAGTTGCGCAGACCGCGTTTGACGTCGAATTTAACGAAAAGCTGCGAGTCGATTCGGTTGCTTTCCTTCGCGAGCCGAGCTAATTCTGTCAAAAACGGGTCTTTGGGCGTCTTTTCCGGCACAATGCCTTCAATATCCGGAGTTCTTGCGTCTGCCATTTGTTCACCTGATTAAACATGAAATCACTTAAAAAAAACGCCTCATCACACGATAAGACGGCATAATATAATGAATAAGGATGTTTTATGCAAGATTTTCTTATTTTAAACTCTCGGGCTGCTGTGCAAAACTCTCATTTTTTCTTCTAAATCACAAAATAGTTCCAGGGTTGACTTATCCTGCCTTTTCTGCGATACTTACGGCCAAAATGAAAGTGTGTTTTTTAAAGGTCTAACGAATGAAGGCAGCAGAAATGAAAAAGGGGCAATCCATCAAATGGGATGGCAAGCTCTACATAATTATCGATTTTGAACACGTCAAGTGCGGCAAAGGCGGCGCGATTTTCCAGACAAAGCTCAAAAGCATTACCGACGGCCTGATTGCCAACGCGCGTATCCGTTCGGAAGAGTACATCGAGGAAATTAATCTTGATAAAAGAAAATATGAATATCTGTATTCCGAGCCGACCGGCCATGTGTTAATGGACATGGAAACGTTCGACCAGATTACGCTAGATAACGACGCTTTCGGCGACGGAAAAAAGTATCTGCTGCCGAACACTGAACTGCTCGTAAGTTCGTATGAAGGCAAGCTGATTTCCGTAGTCCTGCCGAACAGCGTTGACCTCAAGGTTACGGACTGTCCGCCGGAAATTAAGGGCGCAGCAGCGACAGGCCAAAAGAAAACCGCAACGCTGGAAACAGGCGCCGTCGTGTATGTTCCAACGTTCGTTAAAGTTGGCGATGTCGTCCGTGTCGATACGCGAACAGGCGATTACGTTACAAGAGTTTAAAATAATCCGCCGAAGGCGACTCCGCAATTTTGATTTTTGATATTTAATTTTTGAATTGATTATATGGCAAGTGCATTTAATAAGTTTCTCGTAAAAATCTTCGGCTCACGCAACGAAAGGCTCGTCAAGGGTTATATGTCAACGGCTCTTGCGGCCTGCGAATTCGAGGAGCAAATCAAAACGCTGACCGATGACGCTCTGACGGCAAAGACGCAGGAGTTCAAGGCCAGACTCGCCGGCGGAACAAACCCAGGTGATATTCTGCCTGAAGCGTTTGCGGTCGTTCGCGAAGCGGCTCGCAGAAGCGTTAATATGCGGCACTTCGATGTCCAACTCATCGGCGGCAATGTGCTATATGATGGCAGAATCGCTGAAATGGCAACCGGCGAAGGCAAAACTCTCGTCGCAACCCTTGCGGCATATCTTGTGCACCTGACCGGCAAAAAAGTCCACATCGTTACAGTCAATGATTATCTGGCAAAACGCGACAGCGAATGGATGGGGCCGATTTATACAACATTAGGCCTGACAGTCGGCGCGATTCAGGCCGATATGGACACATCAGGCGATGAACGCAAAGGGCAATACGCCTGCGATATAACTTACGGCACAAACAACGAATTTGGTTTCGATTACCTGCGCGATAATATGAAAATCTCCGCCCAGCAGCTCGCACAGGGCCCGCTCGAATACGCGATTATCGACGAAGTTGACTCGATTCTTATCGATGAAGCGAGAACGCCTTTGATTATCTCCGGCCCCGCTTTCGACGATGTCAGCAGATACAAAAAAGCTGACGGCGTCGCCCGCAAACTCATCCAAATGCAAAGCGAGTACGACCGAATCAAAACGCAGCTTGACAACGCGCATAAAACTCTCGCAAACGCGCAGGGCGAATTGTCAGATGCGAAAAAATCGAAAGATGACGAAAGAGTACATAAAGCACAAACCGTTATCGATAAAAGCAAAGAAGAAATCGCAAGTGCAGAGACAAAACTCGAATCCGCAAAACAATATTACGAAGTGGAAATCGACCGCAAAAGTGCGCACATGAACCACGACGGCACAGGCGCTGCACAGGATTTAGTCGGCGTAGGTTCGTTCTTTGTCGGAGCGAATACCGAGTGGAAACACCTAATCGAGCAAAGCCTTCGTGCTCACGCCGTTTACGAACGCGAAAAAGATTACGTCGTAATGGATGGAAAAGTCGTAATCGTCGATGAGTTCACCGGCCGATTAATGCAAGGCAGACAGTGGTCAGACGGCCTGCATCAGGCCGTTGAAGCAAAGGAAAACGTTCAGATAAAAGAAGAATCACAGACGCTTGCGACAATAACGCTGCAAAACTTTTTCAGACTTTACGAAAAAATCGCGGGAATGACCGGCACAGCCATTACCGAAGCAGATGAATTTTCGCAGATATACAAACTTGAAGTCATTACGATACCGACAAACAAACCATGCGTCCGAGACGACAAAGAGGATATGATTTATAAATCGCTGCACGAAAAATTCAACGCGATAGTCGATGAAATCAATCTGGCAAGCCAGTCCGGCAGACCGGTTTTGGTCGGCACAATCAGCGTCGAGAAAAGCGAAGCGATATCGAACGCGCTTACGAAAAAATACGGCCTGGAACACGAAGTGCTAAACGCAAAGCAGCACGCACGTGAAGCGTTGATTGTCGAAAAAGCAGGCCATCAGCACACCGACCGCCGCGGCAATCTTTGCGGAAACGTTACAATCGCGACAAATATGGCAGGTCGCGGAACGGATATTAAATTAAGTCCGAGCGTACTTTTCCAGGTCGCAAAAACCGAAACTATTGAAGACGAAAAAGTCTTCACACTCAAGCAAGGCGGAACCGATAAAGAGATAACGTTTAAATCTTCTGAGCCGCTTGCGAACATCTTTCAGGTCGAGAAAAAAGACCCGCAGCAAGTAGGCGGTCTGCATATCGTCGGCACAGAGCGCCACGAATCAAGAAGAATAGATAATCAGCTTCGCGGCCGAGCCGGTCGTCAGGGCGACGCTGGCTCAAGCCAGTTCTTCCTGTGTTTCGATGACGACTTGCTGAAAATATTTTCGCCGGAATGGACGGTAAAAGCTCTTTCGTGGGTCGGCTGGGAAGAAGGAATGCCGATTCAGAACCGTCACATCAGTAAAGGCGTAGAAAAAGCACAGAAAAAAGTTGAGCAGCGAAACTTCGAGGCACGAAAAAGCCTGCTCGAATACGACGAGGTAATGGACTACCAGCGTAAAACTTTCTATTCGCGCAGAAGACAGGTAATCGAGGGCAAAGGCTTAAAGGAAGTTATCACCGCGATGCTCGAATCGACCGTTGATCACGCGGTCAGCGATATTCTGTCGGAAGGCTACCGGTTCAAAGCGATTTCAGAATGGGCGAAAGTCGCGTTCGGTGTCGATGTCAATCCCAAACGTTTCGACGGCCTTGAAGTTGAAACCGCCGAAGAGCTGATTAAGAAAATCGCCAGAAACGAAGCATCGAACAATATTTCCGTAACACTCGGCGAATATCTCGAAGACTTCGACGACAAAAACACGTGGAATATCGAATCGCTTGTAAAATGGGCTATGACTGCGTTTAGTGTGAATCTTTCCGGCAGTAAAATTCGCCAGATGACCGCAGAGGAAATCGAGCAGAATTTGAAAGACGCCGCAGCCGAGCAGATAGATAAAAAAGATTGTTCGCCTTTACAATCATTCCTCGACACTGAATTTTCAACCAGAACATTCACAAACTGGGCTGCGAACAAATTCGCAATTAAGCTCGAACCGGACGAACTGAAAGGATTAAGACCGGAGCAGATTTACGAAAAACTTATCGAGCAGGTTCGCGCACGTTACGCCAGACGCGAAATAGAGTACCCCGTCGAGTTCGCGATGAGTATGACATACCGCCCCGACGGAATAAACGTTTATGCGTTTGAAAGCCTGTCGCGATGGATAGCGGACAAATTCGGAAAAGTAATGACGGTCGGCTATCTTCAGGACACCGCGCCGCACGTTGTGCACGCCGAGCTTATGAAAATCAGCGAAGAATACTACACCACAGGCCTTGAAAAGGAAATCGACGAAAAAATCGCTGCGTTAAACGCAGAACAGCTTCTTGAATGGGCGAACACAAGATTCAGAGCAAATCTGAAAAAAGATGAACTTGTGTTTAGCAGTCGTCGGCACGACGACTCGTCAGCGACCGGTAACATAAATTCCGCTAAGGAAAAACTGGTCGAAGTCGGCAAAAATTTCCTGCGAACAGAGCTTACGGAGTTGGAAAAATATGTCCTGCTGCAATTCTACGACACCGC
The sequence above is drawn from the Planctomycetaceae bacterium genome and encodes:
- a CDS encoding FAD-dependent oxidoreductase, with protein sequence MADNIYDSIIIGAGPAGLAAALYNARDRFKTLVLEKFFPGGQIINTDRIENYPGFENISGPDLTEKLKQQAEKFGAEIKTEEAQKLTKLPDGNIEINCGKKTFIGKSVIITCGSSYRKLGVPGEEEFRNAGAGVSYCGTCDAPFFKGRKVVAVGGGNTAVEEALHVAKFAAELTLVHRRQEFRATPILVEELMQSVSPKGNIKLQLDSVVTAIEGNKKVEKVKVKNVKTNAEEYIPCDGIFIFVGTIPNTDFLKGFVDLTDDGFIKCDQGNLRTKVPGVFVAGDCRVGAAMQLATAVGDGVNAAILMKQYFRDVNWWSKP
- a CDS encoding citrate/2-methylcitrate synthase; its protein translation is MADARTPDIEGIVPEKTPKDPFLTELARLAKESNRIDSQLFVKFDVKRGLRNSDGTGVLVGLTEIGDVHGYIINEKEKVAVPGKLRYRGIEIEDLVEGFQKEKRHGFEETAYLLLFGELPKKKDLTKFTHLLGKNRKLPDGFAENMILKAPSDNVMNKLARSVLAAYSYDKTPEDRSLKNVLRQCIGLIARFPTFAAYGYQAKSHYYDGESLYIHTPDEKLSTAENFLMLTRPDKKFTKMEADLLDLCLVLHAEHGGGNNSSFTTHVVTSADTDVYSAIAAAIGSLKGYKHGGANIQVIQMMEDIKQNVKNIESENQVADYLTKIVKKEAFDGSGLIYGLGHAVYTISDPRTELLKGQAQKLAKEKELGWEYDLYSMVERLAPEIFQEIKKSDKKVCPNVDFYSGFVYRMLGIPTSLFTPLFAVARITGWCAHLIEEIVSGGRIIRPAYKCIAEKREYVKTSKR
- the efp gene encoding elongation factor P codes for the protein MKAAEMKKGQSIKWDGKLYIIIDFEHVKCGKGGAIFQTKLKSITDGLIANARIRSEEYIEEINLDKRKYEYLYSEPTGHVLMDMETFDQITLDNDAFGDGKKYLLPNTELLVSSYEGKLISVVLPNSVDLKVTDCPPEIKGAAATGQKKTATLETGAVVYVPTFVKVGDVVRVDTRTGDYVTRV